Proteins from one Sulfurovum sp. TSL1 genomic window:
- a CDS encoding ComF family protein: MRCFSCSKLSIKIICKQCVEQLFIPTISTRKVGTLDVISFFKYSTLETLLHTKHKPEGYRIYKALANMTMKPFMEEFVESDDRDVYIVGIDEYVKSGYSHVSLLTRAMKTKNSIIQHSVLMARNRVNYSGKNLQFRLENPRDFLYKGKSDMDVILVDDIITTGITLQEAQKVLISHGVNVLFALTLADVEES, translated from the coding sequence TGTGTGGAACAACTGTTTATACCTACGATCAGTACACGAAAAGTAGGAACACTGGATGTCATTAGCTTTTTTAAGTACTCTACCCTTGAAACACTGCTGCACACTAAACACAAACCCGAAGGATACCGTATCTACAAAGCGTTGGCCAACATGACCATGAAACCCTTCATGGAAGAATTTGTTGAGTCTGATGACAGAGATGTCTACATCGTAGGCATAGATGAATATGTTAAAAGCGGCTACTCTCATGTGTCACTTCTGACAAGAGCGATGAAGACAAAGAACTCCATCATACAACACAGTGTACTCATGGCACGAAACAGAGTGAACTATTCGGGTAAAAATCTACAGTTTCGTCTGGAAAACCCCAGGGATTTTCTCTATAAAGGCAAATCAGATATGGATGTGATACTCGTAGATGACATCATTACAACGGGTATCACACTGCAAGAGGCACAAAAAGTACTGATCTCTCACGGGGTCAACGTACTTTTTGCTTTGACATTGGCAGATGTTGAAGAATCTTGA